Proteins from a single region of Pseudopedobacter saltans DSM 12145:
- a CDS encoding 2Fe-2S iron-sulfur cluster-binding protein, whose amino-acid sequence MLNRDKNISIGIIYGGDYYNINTYYNEYRNLMMLIYDNLYPDDFGDCLGMGKCGTCLIEILEFKTQPTFLDRNEGTTIERQHMQNKNIRLACQILIDEHLDGLKIKVLE is encoded by the coding sequence TTGCTAAATAGAGACAAAAACATCAGTATCGGCATTATTTATGGAGGAGATTATTATAATATCAACACATATTATAATGAATACCGGAATCTCATGATGCTGATTTATGACAATCTATATCCTGATGACTTCGGAGACTGCCTGGGAATGGGTAAATGTGGAACCTGTTTAATAGAAATATTAGAGTTTAAAACGCAACCTACATTTTTAGACAGGAATGAAGGAACTACGATAGAAAGACAACATATGCAAAACAAAAATATCCGTTTAGCGTGTCAGATATTAATTGATGAACATTTGGATGGTTTAAAAATCAAAGTGCTGGAATAA
- a CDS encoding hemerythrin domain-containing protein translates to MKKAPIKRSEFLVQLSRDHHLTLLFCWKIKEGLKKDIPLILKDYVLFFWNEHMQKHFNQEEELLFARSSSSLCELVTQQHLQINGIISQIKDSDNPQKTIFQTLIDRVNQHIRLEEREVFPFLEKTLSKEELEKIGETLKNEKDDFADDYHVEFWKH, encoded by the coding sequence ATGAAAAAAGCACCTATTAAGAGGTCAGAATTTTTAGTTCAATTATCCAGGGACCATCATTTAACTCTACTCTTTTGCTGGAAAATAAAAGAGGGTTTAAAGAAGGATATTCCTCTTATCCTAAAAGATTATGTATTATTTTTCTGGAATGAGCATATGCAAAAACACTTTAATCAGGAAGAAGAACTGTTATTTGCGCGAAGCAGCAGTTCACTTTGCGAGCTCGTCACACAGCAGCATCTGCAGATTAATGGTATCATTTCGCAAATCAAGGATTCCGATAATCCTCAAAAGACAATATTTCAAACTTTAATTGATAGAGTAAATCAACATATACGATTGGAGGAACGTGAGGTTTTTCCTTTCCTTGAAAAAACACTTTCGAAAGAAGAGCTGGAAAAAATTGGCGAAACACTTAAAAACGAGAAGGATGATTTTGCAGATGATTACCATGTTGAATTTTGGAAACATTAA
- a CDS encoding cbb3-type cytochrome c oxidase subunit I: MGSLFFALLIILMAVLHIKNKADTVTKNTLNNNDDDTLRFKKRISNFNIEQIDTYLSYKKEPKTKHINRLLGIAIFALLNLSAQTSFSQTQNGDSPLSSGGIIITIILILIPVLAGITILIIKLINALDKYKRKQDISEAIKLSEFLESNEDEAIEQELIKRKKALDFRIPDNQLSGNIPAEDTIGLLNDIEHQAPLPLVAAKKKALQRHQISPALSKLIIWYIGAAAFWLLFGTTIGEYLGIKFMAPEADSISWLSFGRLRPVHTNAVFWGWASLAMLGLGHYIIPRVSNTPIHNIKLGWWAFALINITVISGTLSLMAGINNSGGEYREYIWPIMLPFAIALVITVINFIKTIAKRKTKEIYISNWYMIASILFTIVISLVAYLPFWQHGLGETIVQGYYMHQGVGMWFMLFTLGIVYYFLPQQLNKPIYSYSLGILAFWAQILFYTLIGTHHFIFSSIPWWLQTTAIIGSMGMVIPVAAGTANFLLTFNGSWYKIGQSYTLPFFLVGIVFYFTGSLQGTAEAFRYTNLLWHFTDFTVAHSHLTMYGIISFFLWAAIYALIPRLTGKEAPQLTVGIHFWLAIIGLLIYTVPLMYGSTLKGMLWMEGKPFIEGIVLMAPYWLWRAIGGSLMWLSHLFFIYNLYKMLSDHKSIDINEMAINRLNKTVNKENAI; encoded by the coding sequence ATGGGGAGTCTGTTTTTCGCACTACTAATTATATTAATGGCTGTGCTACATATCAAAAACAAAGCAGATACCGTAACTAAAAACACTTTAAACAATAATGATGATGATACTTTAAGATTTAAAAAACGTATCAGCAACTTTAATATAGAACAAATTGACACCTATTTAAGCTATAAAAAAGAACCAAAAACAAAACATATAAATAGACTGCTTGGTATCGCAATCTTTGCTTTGCTAAATCTTAGCGCTCAAACTTCCTTTTCTCAGACTCAAAACGGAGATTCCCCCCTTTCCAGCGGAGGAATTATTATTACCATTATACTCATACTTATTCCGGTATTAGCTGGAATAACCATATTGATTATTAAGCTGATTAATGCTTTGGATAAATACAAAAGAAAGCAGGACATCAGCGAAGCGATAAAACTATCTGAATTTTTGGAGAGTAACGAGGATGAAGCAATAGAACAAGAGCTTATTAAACGAAAAAAAGCACTGGATTTCCGTATTCCCGACAATCAACTTTCTGGCAATATACCTGCCGAGGATACCATTGGATTATTAAACGACATTGAACATCAGGCTCCATTGCCTTTGGTTGCCGCAAAGAAGAAAGCGCTGCAAAGGCATCAAATATCTCCGGCTCTAAGCAAACTGATTATTTGGTATATAGGTGCTGCCGCATTTTGGCTATTATTCGGAACTACGATAGGAGAATATCTGGGCATAAAATTTATGGCCCCGGAAGCCGATAGTATTAGCTGGTTGAGTTTTGGCAGATTGAGGCCCGTCCATACAAATGCTGTGTTTTGGGGGTGGGCCTCTTTAGCCATGCTTGGACTCGGGCATTATATAATCCCACGTGTAAGTAATACTCCTATTCACAACATAAAGTTGGGCTGGTGGGCTTTCGCCCTGATTAATATCACGGTCATATCTGGTACTTTATCTCTAATGGCAGGAATAAACAATAGTGGTGGAGAATACAGGGAATATATATGGCCAATTATGCTTCCTTTTGCCATTGCGCTGGTTATAACGGTCATCAATTTTATTAAAACCATAGCCAAAAGAAAAACAAAGGAAATTTATATTTCCAATTGGTATATGATCGCCTCCATCCTGTTTACCATTGTAATTTCACTGGTTGCTTATTTACCTTTTTGGCAACATGGTTTAGGAGAAACCATAGTGCAGGGTTACTATATGCACCAGGGAGTAGGCATGTGGTTTATGTTATTTACGTTAGGTATTGTATATTACTTTTTACCTCAACAACTTAATAAACCAATATATTCTTATAGTCTGGGCATTCTTGCATTTTGGGCACAGATTCTTTTCTATACTTTGATAGGTACTCACCATTTTATATTCAGTTCGATTCCCTGGTGGCTACAAACTACAGCTATTATAGGTAGTATGGGCATGGTTATTCCTGTTGCTGCTGGCACAGCCAACTTCCTGTTAACATTTAATGGTTCCTGGTATAAGATCGGTCAGAGCTATACGCTTCCTTTCTTCCTTGTTGGAATAGTCTTTTACTTCACGGGGTCATTACAAGGAACTGCGGAAGCATTCAGGTACACCAACCTGTTATGGCACTTTACCGATTTTACTGTTGCCCACTCTCACTTAACCATGTACGGCATCATCAGCTTTTTCCTTTGGGCTGCCATTTATGCCTTGATCCCAAGATTGACAGGTAAAGAAGCACCGCAATTAACGGTTGGTATACATTTTTGGTTAGCAATAATTGGTTTATTGATATATACTGTACCCCTAATGTATGGCAGCACTTTAAAAGGCATGTTATGGATGGAAGGAAAGCCATTTATCGAAGGTATAGTATTAATGGCTCCATATTGGCTATGGCGGGCAATCGGCGGAAGTTTGATGTGGTTATCTCACTTGTTTTTCATTTATAACCTATATAAAATGTTATCCGATCACAAATCAATAGATATCAACGAAATGGCAATTAACAGACTTAACAAAACCGTCAATAAGGAGAACGCTATATAA
- a CDS encoding group III truncated hemoglobin: MKTDIRNIDDIKIFVDDFYYKVQQDELIGPIFDNAIQDWPTHLDKMYKFWNAALFGVPGFKGNPFAKHAPLPIQKNHFERWLELFQQTIDHFFSGEIAEDCKHRSELMASMFLTRLENMRGGADKVII, from the coding sequence ATGAAAACAGACATTAGAAATATAGATGACATTAAAATATTTGTTGACGATTTCTACTACAAGGTACAACAAGATGAACTTATTGGACCAATCTTCGACAATGCCATTCAGGATTGGCCAACTCACCTGGATAAAATGTATAAATTTTGGAACGCAGCGCTGTTCGGTGTCCCCGGGTTTAAAGGAAATCCCTTCGCCAAACATGCTCCGCTTCCTATACAAAAGAATCATTTCGAACGTTGGCTGGAATTATTTCAGCAAACCATAGACCATTTCTTTTCCGGAGAAATTGCTGAAGACTGCAAACATCGCTCGGAACTTATGGCTTCTATGTTTCTTACAAGATTGGAAAATATGCGTGGCGGTGCTGACAAGGTTATTATTTAG
- a CDS encoding NAD(P)/FAD-dependent oxidoreductase produces the protein MINCDICIIGAGPVGLFAVFEAGLLRMRCHLVDALPQVGGQLSEVYPHKPIYDIPGYPTITAQELVDKLMEQIHPFSPTFTLGERVEYFHKNKEGIFEIVTSDNTKIAAKAIVIAGGLGCFEPRKPAIDSLEEFETKGVLYLIKSPEILRDKKVVIAGGGDSALDWTIHLADIAKRVILIHRGDTFRGSPDSAAKVFELARQNKIDLVLKTNVVDLYGEDWLEGVELLDHHKNTIKIDAEYFIPLFGLTPKLGPIAEWGLNIDKHAIQVNTKDYSTDIEGVYAIGDINTYEGKLKLILCGFHEAALMAQSAFKYVYPNEKLTFKYTTVYGINPL, from the coding sequence ATGATCAACTGTGATATATGTATTATTGGAGCCGGACCTGTTGGACTTTTTGCAGTTTTTGAAGCTGGTCTCTTACGCATGCGCTGCCATTTGGTTGATGCCTTGCCGCAAGTTGGCGGTCAGCTTTCAGAAGTTTACCCTCATAAACCAATTTATGATATTCCCGGATATCCTACAATAACTGCGCAGGAACTGGTAGACAAATTAATGGAACAGATCCATCCTTTCTCTCCAACTTTTACGTTAGGAGAACGGGTAGAATATTTTCATAAAAACAAAGAGGGAATATTTGAGATAGTAACCAGTGACAACACTAAAATAGCCGCTAAAGCTATTGTCATCGCAGGGGGATTGGGTTGCTTTGAACCGAGAAAACCCGCTATTGATTCTCTGGAAGAGTTCGAAACTAAAGGTGTTCTGTATTTAATCAAATCACCAGAGATCTTAAGAGATAAAAAAGTAGTAATTGCTGGTGGAGGAGATTCTGCTTTGGATTGGACCATTCATTTAGCCGATATTGCAAAACGTGTTATATTGATACATCGTGGAGATACTTTCAGAGGTTCGCCTGATTCCGCTGCCAAGGTATTCGAATTGGCCCGGCAAAATAAAATTGATCTGGTATTGAAAACTAATGTGGTCGATTTGTATGGTGAAGATTGGCTAGAAGGCGTAGAACTACTCGATCATCATAAAAACACTATAAAAATAGATGCCGAATATTTCATCCCGCTCTTTGGTTTAACACCTAAACTTGGGCCTATAGCCGAGTGGGGGCTAAATATAGATAAACATGCTATACAGGTAAATACCAAGGATTATTCTACAGATATTGAAGGTGTGTATGCTATTGGCGATATTAACACTTACGAAGGAAAATTAAAACTTATTCTTTGCGGTTTTCACGAAGCAGCTTTAATGGCCCAAAGTGCTTTTAAGTATGTATATCCAAACGAGAAACTAACCTTTAAATACACGACCGTTTACGGTATAAATCCTCTGTAA
- a CDS encoding cupin domain-containing protein produces the protein MKDNTINEILSQLPSSNKPIIKVLKKGTDSKTIVLGLKEGITLKEHKTNIPTTLLVIKGNVVYKEKYREINLESFDSLEIPTDVIHSVYSLEDSICLLIQG, from the coding sequence ATGAAAGACAATACGATCAATGAAATACTAAGTCAGCTGCCTTCTTCCAACAAACCGATAATTAAAGTTTTAAAAAAAGGAACAGATAGTAAAACAATTGTTTTAGGACTAAAAGAAGGTATCACACTAAAGGAGCACAAAACCAATATACCTACTACATTGCTCGTCATCAAGGGCAATGTAGTTTATAAAGAAAAATACAGAGAGATTAATCTGGAAAGCTTCGACAGTTTAGAAATTCCAACCGATGTTATTCATTCGGTGTATTCTCTGGAAGACAGCATTTGTTTATTGATACAAGGTTAA
- a CDS encoding penicillin-binding protein, which yields MNIRTNILLRVYAAFGFIVVFAIFVVTRMGYVQIVQGEKYKAMADSLSTKYAEVEAARGNIYSADGSLLATSVPEYEIRMDLLAGGIQDDQVFYEKVDSLAYNLSKRFGDKSPRDYSRLLRDARAEKQRYFLIKRKATYQDLKAMKTFPIFNMGRYKGGLIAVQKNKRIFPFKDLAARTIGYYNENSSVSVGLEGAYGDYINGETGKRLVQRIAGGVWMPVNEDAEIAPKDGADIISTIDINIQDLAQNALKKQLTKSEADFGTVVVMEVETGRVKAIANYTRVDGEYKETFNYAIAQSAEPGSTFKLASYMIAIDDKKFGLTDKIDTEGGKYKLFRHTIKDSHDGGYGVITMKEAFEVSSNVAIVKQIYNHYKDNPSRFTDRLHDLRLGEKMGLQIPGEGSPLIKTPKSKSWSGLTLPQMAYGYELKMTPIEILSLYNAVANGGKMISPLFVQEIRRLGNTVEQFEPRVINQKVCSDRTLEMLKEMLLGVVEEGTGKIIQNPLYKIAGKTGTAQVADGSRGYKGKRKYQASFCGYFPAEKPKYSMIVVVQNPTKGSYYAAQVAGPVFREVADVIYASDLQMYADVKEPKVIGNTRMPSVKSGHKKASQQLYKEFGIKSYFASANEMDVDTNQGVAYKEIRSNSGVVPDVTGMGLRDAIYVLGNVGLNPIVKGAGEVYQQSIPVGAKVMKGTKITIELR from the coding sequence ATGAATATCAGAACTAATATTCTTCTTCGCGTTTATGCGGCTTTTGGCTTTATAGTGGTGTTTGCCATTTTTGTGGTGACAAGGATGGGGTATGTGCAGATTGTTCAGGGAGAGAAATACAAGGCTATGGCGGATAGCTTGAGCACTAAATATGCTGAAGTAGAAGCGGCGAGAGGAAATATTTATTCTGCGGACGGTAGTTTATTGGCGACGTCTGTTCCTGAATACGAAATCAGAATGGATTTGCTGGCGGGGGGGATCCAGGATGACCAGGTGTTTTACGAGAAAGTTGATTCTTTGGCTTATAATCTTTCCAAGCGTTTCGGAGATAAAAGTCCAAGAGATTATTCTCGTTTATTGCGTGATGCCAGGGCAGAGAAGCAGCGTTATTTTCTGATAAAAAGAAAGGCGACCTATCAGGATTTGAAAGCTATGAAAACATTCCCGATTTTTAATATGGGAAGGTATAAAGGTGGTTTGATAGCAGTTCAGAAAAATAAAAGAATCTTTCCTTTTAAAGATTTAGCAGCCAGAACAATAGGTTATTATAATGAGAATTCCAGTGTATCTGTTGGTTTAGAGGGGGCTTATGGCGATTATATCAACGGCGAAACAGGGAAAAGGTTGGTGCAGCGTATTGCTGGTGGTGTTTGGATGCCGGTAAATGAAGATGCCGAAATAGCCCCTAAAGATGGCGCTGATATTATTTCTACAATAGATATCAATATTCAGGATTTGGCCCAAAATGCTTTAAAAAAGCAATTGACAAAAAGCGAAGCTGATTTTGGAACTGTGGTGGTGATGGAAGTTGAGACCGGGCGTGTTAAAGCTATAGCGAATTATACCAGGGTAGATGGCGAATATAAAGAAACCTTTAATTACGCGATTGCACAAAGTGCCGAGCCTGGATCTACTTTTAAGCTTGCTTCTTACATGATAGCGATTGATGATAAGAAGTTTGGTCTTACAGATAAAATTGATACCGAAGGAGGAAAATATAAATTATTCAGACATACTATTAAGGATTCTCATGACGGTGGTTATGGAGTAATCACTATGAAAGAGGCTTTTGAGGTTTCGTCTAACGTTGCTATTGTAAAGCAAATCTATAATCACTATAAAGATAATCCATCCAGATTTACAGACAGGCTGCATGATTTGAGATTGGGGGAAAAGATGGGCTTGCAAATTCCAGGAGAAGGGTCTCCTTTGATAAAAACGCCGAAAAGTAAATCGTGGAGTGGTTTAACATTACCTCAGATGGCTTATGGCTACGAGCTGAAAATGACTCCGATAGAGATTTTATCGTTATATAATGCGGTTGCAAATGGGGGTAAGATGATTAGTCCTCTTTTCGTTCAGGAGATCAGGAGATTGGGAAATACTGTTGAGCAGTTTGAGCCTCGTGTAATCAATCAAAAAGTATGTTCCGACAGAACTTTAGAGATGTTAAAGGAAATGCTTTTAGGTGTGGTTGAAGAAGGTACAGGAAAAATAATTCAGAATCCTTTATATAAAATAGCTGGAAAAACAGGAACAGCGCAGGTTGCTGATGGTTCCAGAGGTTATAAAGGAAAGCGTAAATATCAAGCTTCTTTCTGTGGATATTTCCCTGCAGAAAAACCAAAATACTCGATGATTGTAGTGGTTCAGAATCCAACTAAAGGTTCTTACTATGCAGCGCAGGTAGCAGGACCGGTTTTCAGGGAAGTGGCGGATGTTATCTATGCTAGCGATTTACAGATGTATGCAGATGTGAAGGAGCCTAAAGTAATAGGTAATACAAGGATGCCGTCTGTAAAATCGGGTCATAAAAAAGCAAGTCAGCAACTATATAAAGAATTTGGTATAAAATCTTATTTCGCTTCTGCGAACGAGATGGATGTAGATACCAATCAGGGCGTTGCCTATAAGGAAATACGTTCCAATAGCGGTGTCGTTCCGGATGTAACAGGTATGGGGTTAAGAGATGCAATATATGTTTTGGGTAATGTGGGGCTTAATCCAATAGTTAAGGGCGCTGGAGAGGTGTATCAGCAATCTATACCAGTTGGTGCAAAAGTAATGAAAGGGACTAAAATCACAATAGAATTACGGTAA
- a CDS encoding FtsL-like putative cell division protein has protein sequence MTNKIRIPLEEEEAPIENRVEEQEEKSPAMSALVSFFTRGVVSKEAATEALPFVLFLGFLGMMYIGNRHTAENNIRKIDKLNKEVKELSWDFKTLKAELMFKSKQTEVVKRVDSVLGLKVPTEPPIKIKVGQNEYQN, from the coding sequence ATGACTAATAAGATAAGGATACCATTGGAAGAGGAGGAAGCTCCGATTGAGAACCGGGTTGAAGAGCAGGAAGAGAAAAGTCCTGCCATGTCGGCTTTGGTTTCTTTCTTTACCAGAGGTGTTGTGTCTAAAGAAGCGGCAACGGAAGCTTTGCCTTTTGTTTTGTTTCTGGGTTTTTTAGGGATGATGTATATAGGGAACAGGCATACCGCGGAAAATAATATTAGGAAGATAGATAAATTAAATAAAGAAGTAAAAGAGCTGAGCTGGGATTTTAAGACACTTAAAGCCGAGCTTATGTTTAAGAGTAAACAAACAGAAGTTGTTAAAAGAGTGGATTCTGTTTTGGGATTGAAAGTTCCGACGGAACCACCGATAAAAATAAAAGTAGGTCAAAATGAATATCAGAACTAA
- the rsmH gene encoding 16S rRNA (cytosine(1402)-N(4))-methyltransferase RsmH has product MSEVYHVPVMLSECIEGLDIKPDGVYVDVTFGGGGHSREIIKHLGEDGVLVAFDQDVDAQQNRIADDRFVFIDQNFRYLKNNLRLHGLAPVDGILADLGVSSHQFDVPERGFSIRFDGDLDMRMDQSGELTAKKVIGEYSEEELHKIFGIYGEIQNARSLAKTIVTARLNKEIVTIEDLKSAIAKLIPRNKENKYLAQVFQALRIEVNQEMEVLKEFLEQAAEVLKPGGRLVVMSYHSLEDRLVKNFMMKGKFSGQVEKDFYGNEIKPFTVLTKKSITASEEELLRNNRSRSARLRIAVKND; this is encoded by the coding sequence ATGTCTGAGGTTTATCATGTGCCGGTTATGCTTTCTGAATGCATTGAGGGTTTGGATATAAAACCAGATGGAGTTTATGTAGATGTGACTTTTGGTGGTGGTGGGCATTCTAGAGAGATTATCAAGCATTTAGGTGAGGATGGTGTTCTGGTTGCATTTGATCAGGATGTGGATGCGCAACAGAATCGGATCGCAGATGACAGGTTTGTTTTTATTGATCAAAACTTTAGATATCTGAAAAATAATCTTCGTTTACATGGTTTGGCTCCTGTGGATGGGATACTGGCTGATCTGGGTGTTTCATCTCATCAGTTTGATGTGCCGGAAAGAGGGTTTTCTATTCGCTTCGATGGAGATCTGGATATGCGGATGGACCAATCCGGGGAATTGACCGCAAAAAAAGTAATAGGTGAATATTCGGAAGAAGAGCTACATAAAATATTCGGTATTTATGGAGAGATCCAAAATGCCAGATCGCTGGCGAAAACTATTGTAACAGCCAGACTGAACAAGGAGATTGTGACAATAGAGGATTTGAAAAGCGCGATTGCGAAGTTGATTCCTCGAAATAAAGAGAATAAGTACCTGGCGCAGGTTTTTCAGGCTTTAAGAATAGAAGTGAATCAGGAAATGGAGGTTTTGAAGGAGTTTTTGGAGCAAGCCGCGGAGGTGTTAAAGCCGGGAGGGAGATTAGTTGTGATGTCGTATCATTCTTTGGAAGACAGGTTGGTGAAGAATTTTATGATGAAGGGTAAGTTTTCTGGACAGGTCGAGAAAGATTTTTACGGAAATGAAATAAAACCTTTTACTGTTTTGACTAAAAAATCAATTACAGCAAGTGAAGAAGAGTTGTTGCGAAATAATAGGTCAAGAAGTGCAAGGTTGAGAATAGCGGTTAAAAATGACTAA
- a CDS encoding RrF2 family transcriptional regulator has protein sequence MSVFSKTCEYAMRAVFFIAYKTSEDKKVGIKEIAQGINSPEHFLAKILQDLSRKGIVLSAKGPNGGFYMDSITLKQPLSNIVEAIDGDKIFVGCGLGLNYCSESNPCPIHHEFKKIRNDIIKMLKNTTIEDFNEDLILGNSTLKK, from the coding sequence ATGAGTGTTTTTTCAAAAACTTGCGAATATGCGATGAGAGCTGTTTTCTTTATCGCCTATAAAACTTCGGAGGACAAAAAAGTTGGTATAAAGGAAATTGCCCAGGGAATCAATTCCCCTGAGCACTTTTTAGCAAAAATACTGCAGGATTTAAGTCGCAAAGGTATCGTTCTATCTGCAAAGGGGCCAAATGGCGGTTTCTATATGGATAGCATTACATTAAAGCAACCACTATCTAACATCGTTGAAGCTATAGATGGAGATAAAATATTTGTCGGTTGCGGTTTGGGATTAAATTACTGTTCTGAAAGCAACCCCTGTCCTATTCATCATGAATTTAAAAAAATCAGGAATGATATTATTAAAATGCTTAAAAACACAACTATAGAAGATTTCAACGAGGATTTAATTCTAGGAAACTCTACATTGAAAAAATAA
- a CDS encoding group III truncated hemoglobin produces MVATINTEKDIESVEDITLLVNTFYDKIRRDELLSSVFNAIIKDWDPHLEKMIQFWSTLLLYTRTYRGDPLPSHLPLKVDKEHFDRWLSLFNQTVDELFTGKIASNAKKRAFSIARIMKAVKQIPEE; encoded by the coding sequence ATGGTAGCAACAATCAATACAGAGAAAGACATTGAAAGCGTAGAGGATATCACATTATTGGTAAATACTTTTTATGATAAAATCAGAAGGGATGAGCTTTTATCATCTGTTTTCAATGCTATAATAAAAGACTGGGATCCTCATTTAGAAAAAATGATTCAGTTCTGGTCTACACTATTGCTTTATACCAGAACTTACAGGGGAGATCCACTGCCTAGTCACCTTCCGTTAAAGGTAGATAAAGAGCATTTCGACAGATGGCTATCGCTTTTTAACCAAACTGTTGATGAGCTTTTCACAGGTAAAATTGCTTCGAATGCAAAGAAAAGGGCATTCAGCATTGCAAGAATTATGAAAGCAGTAAAACAAATTCCGGAGGAATAA
- the mraZ gene encoding division/cell wall cluster transcriptional repressor MraZ, which translates to MSHLIGEFDCKLDAKGRLMVPAGLKKQLPAIDADGLVVNRGFEKHLVVYSKAEWDKVTAELAQLNPYEEKNRKFVRYFTRGATELSLDSSGRVLLPKSLLEYAGIGSEVVLSCQFNKIELWSKEAYEEQMDDEPENFASLAEEVMGNKRREDV; encoded by the coding sequence ATGTCTCATCTGATAGGAGAGTTTGATTGTAAGCTTGATGCCAAAGGGAGGTTAATGGTTCCTGCTGGGCTTAAGAAGCAATTGCCTGCGATTGATGCAGATGGGCTTGTTGTGAATAGGGGTTTTGAAAAACATTTGGTTGTATATTCTAAAGCAGAGTGGGATAAAGTGACAGCAGAATTGGCTCAATTAAATCCGTATGAGGAAAAGAATAGAAAGTTCGTTAGGTACTTTACCAGAGGTGCTACCGAGTTGTCTTTGGATTCATCAGGACGTGTGTTGTTGCCAAAATCGCTTTTAGAATATGCAGGGATAGGATCTGAAGTGGTGTTGTCTTGTCAGTTTAATAAGATTGAGCTTTGGTCAAAAGAAGCTTATGAAGAGCAAATGGATGATGAGCCTGAGAATTTTGCGAGTTTGGCGGAAGAAGTAATGGGTAATAAAAGGAGGGAAGATGTCTGA
- a CDS encoding cytochrome c has protein sequence MEYFNNHKNLYITATTLFVALTILVCIIPALDNEKNYAPLPNSKPLSKEAEMGKAIFVSEGCMACHTQQVRNVDMDKTWGKRPSIAADYAGISRTDIWRNTATLMGTERTGPDLTNIGSRQPSSEWNLTHLYNPRILVKESIMPSYPWLFEEKENVLPTDVVVTVPEEYLTNKHNKIVATPKALHLIAYLQSLVQADLPETVAKPIFLYKKEIRTVTASNGKKEELDGAPLYANNCQMCHQENGKGLKGAFPALKDSKVVLNEDPKTMVDIIMNGYSGRISEGYAVMPPVGTNNNLSPEEITAIMNYVKTNWGNNAPKVTTQQIDELVKKVKK, from the coding sequence ATGGAATACTTTAATAACCATAAAAATCTTTATATAACCGCAACTACCCTTTTTGTTGCACTCACCATTTTAGTATGTATTATTCCCGCTTTAGATAATGAAAAAAACTACGCACCATTGCCCAACTCAAAACCTTTAAGTAAAGAAGCCGAAATGGGTAAGGCCATTTTCGTATCTGAAGGTTGTATGGCCTGTCATACCCAGCAGGTAAGAAATGTAGATATGGACAAAACCTGGGGAAAACGCCCAAGTATTGCAGCCGATTATGCTGGAATTTCCAGAACTGATATTTGGCGAAATACAGCTACACTAATGGGAACGGAAAGAACCGGACCTGATTTAACTAATATCGGTTCCAGACAACCCAGTTCGGAATGGAACCTTACACACCTTTATAATCCAAGAATATTGGTTAAAGAATCCATTATGCCATCTTATCCATGGCTGTTTGAAGAAAAAGAAAATGTGTTACCTACCGATGTTGTAGTTACCGTTCCTGAAGAATATCTCACAAACAAGCATAATAAAATTGTGGCTACGCCAAAAGCTTTGCATTTAATTGCTTACCTGCAATCTTTGGTTCAGGCCGATCTTCCGGAAACTGTTGCTAAACCAATATTCTTATATAAAAAGGAAATAAGAACGGTAACTGCGAGCAACGGAAAAAAAGAAGAACTGGATGGTGCTCCATTATATGCAAATAATTGCCAGATGTGCCATCAGGAAAATGGAAAAGGTTTAAAAGGTGCCTTTCCGGCTTTAAAAGACAGCAAAGTAGTATTAAACGAGGATCCCAAAACGATGGTGGATATTATAATGAATGGGTACAGTGGCAGAATAAGTGAAGGTTATGCAGTAATGCCTCCCGTTGGCACAAACAACAACCTTTCTCCGGAAGAAATTACAGCTATCATGAATTATGTAAAAACAAACTGGGGTAATAATGCTCCAAAAGTCACTACCCAGCAAATAGATGAACTGGTTAAAAAAGTCAAAAAGTAA